GTATCCCGTTATCCACATAAAAAACAGCGTAACCCGCGGCACGATCAGCGCGAGCAAAACCACTAAGCACGGCATTCTGTATCCTCCAGCGGCGGACAAGGAAGCTCTTTCCCGTCCCGGTGGTTTCACTGTACCGTCGCCCCTCTTAAGGATACAAGCTCGCGGCAGCTTGACAGGTGTGTCGAATCAGTGACAACCTCTTGCATGCCGATGAATGGTTGTCGGTTTACCGGGAGTAAGACTTGTCCGACAATGCGCAGCCAATGATCCGCGCCGAAGCCCTGACGAAAGAATTCGAGGGGGCGGGCGGCAGCCGTGTGCTGGCGGTGCAGGACGCTACGTTGTCCGTCTACCCCGGCGAGATCTTTGGCCTTTTGGGTCCCAACGGCGCAGGCAAGACGACCCTCTTGCGTATGCTCGGCACGATCATCACGCCCACCTCCGGGACTTGCTCTATAGGTGGCAGGCCAACCCACGACGCACCTGCCGATGCACGCCGCAAAGTGGGGTTCCTCTCCGGCAATACAAAACTCTATGGCCGCCTCACCGCCCGCGAATTGCTCCGGTACTTCGGCCGCCTGTTCGGAATGCACGATACGAGCATCGCACGCCGCACCGAAGACCTCGCGGACTCCCTGTGCATGCGTGACTTTCTCGATCGGCGTTGTGAAGCCCTGAGTACCGGGCAGTCTCAGAAGGTATCCATCGCCCGCGTTCTGCTGCACGATCCCCCTGTCCTCATTCTGGATGAGCCCACGCTCGGTTTGGACATCATGACGAGCAAGACCATCCTCGACTTCATCATCGACGCCAAGCAGCGCAATCACTGCATCATCTTCTCCACGCACTACATGACCGAGGCCGATCTGTTGTGCGACAGGGTTGGCCTCATGTACTCCGGCCGTATCCTCGCCATGGGAACCAAGGCCAGCCTCTTTGAGCAAACCCATACCGACAATTTGAAGGATGCGTTTCTCGCGCTGGTGGAAGAGCGCAAGGCGGCCGTTCCATGAACTTCTTCACGGTATTTGTCATCTTCCGGAAGGAACTCGTGGACATGCTGCGCGACAAGCGCACCCTCATTGCCATGATTGGCATTCCGGTCGTCATTTATCCAGGACTGTTCATCGCCGGTTCCCAGGCCGTTCTTCTCCAGCAAGGAAAGGTCGCTGGGGGTATGTCTCGCGTTGCCGTCGAAGGACCGGGCACTGAGCAGCTTCGCGAGTGGATCTCGGACATCCCAAAGATCGCCCTATTCGAATCCAAGGACGCCAGGTTGGATCTGAACGCAGGCAAGATCCATGCAGTGGTGATCGCTGAGGACAACGTCCAGGAGACTCTGGCGCGCGGAGGAACGGCGAGAATCCGTATTCTCTATGACGCCGCCGAGGGCGATTCGCTGGAGGCAGAACACAGGCTTGCCGAGGGTCTCGACAAGCGCTATGAAGCCCTTTTGGATGACCGTCTCGCGTCATTGGGTATCCAGAAGGAATTCGCTCGTCCCATTGACGTTACTCGCAAGAATGTTGCAACGCCCGCAAAGTCCACCGGGTCCATCCTTGGAATGATGATGCCCCTCATCATGATCGTCATGTTGGGTATCGGCGCATTGGTGCCCGCTGTCGATCTGACCGCAGGCGAAAAAGAACGAGGAACGTTCGAGACTCTACTCTCGACGCCGACATCAAGTCTCGAGATACTTGCCGGGAAGTTTTTGACCGTCTTCTGTCTGGCTATGTTCACGGGTGCACTCAATCTGGTGAGTATGATCCTGGCACTCGCCATTCAACTCTCACAACTGGAGCAGACCATTGGTGAATTCAGCCTGAGCCTTCCCGTTCGCAGTGTTGTCATAATCGCCTTGGCGTTGGCCCCGCTGGCCTTCTTGATTTCCGCGGTCATGATGTCCATCGCCACACTCGCCCGCAGTTTTCGTGAAGCACAGAATCTACTCGCTCCTTTCCTCCTGCTACTCCTCTTTCCCGCCGCACTCGCTGCCGTACCGGGCATCTCCTTGAGCACGGGCACACAGTTCATTCCTATCGTCAACGTCGCACTCCTATTCAAGGACCTCATGACCGACGAAGTCGGACTACAACCCGTCTTCATGGTACTGGCGAGCACGACTCTCTACGCTATTCTTGCACTGCTTCTGGCGGCGAAACTCTTCCAGCGTGAGGAAGTAGTCTTGTCCCAAGATCGCGGCATTCCTCTCACATTCAGACGCTCGCGCTTTACGCCGCGCACACAACCGACTCCAGGCACAGCCCTTCTGCTCTTCACGCTTTGTCTGCTGCTTCTCTACTACGTGGG
The nucleotide sequence above comes from Candidatus Hydrogenedentota bacterium. Encoded proteins:
- a CDS encoding ATP-binding cassette domain-containing protein, which encodes MSDNAQPMIRAEALTKEFEGAGGSRVLAVQDATLSVYPGEIFGLLGPNGAGKTTLLRMLGTIITPTSGTCSIGGRPTHDAPADARRKVGFLSGNTKLYGRLTARELLRYFGRLFGMHDTSIARRTEDLADSLCMRDFLDRRCEALSTGQSQKVSIARVLLHDPPVLILDEPTLGLDIMTSKTILDFIIDAKQRNHCIIFSTHYMTEADLLCDRVGLMYSGRILAMGTKASLFEQTHTDNLKDAFLALVEERKAAVP
- a CDS encoding ABC transporter permease codes for the protein MNFFTVFVIFRKELVDMLRDKRTLIAMIGIPVVIYPGLFIAGSQAVLLQQGKVAGGMSRVAVEGPGTEQLREWISDIPKIALFESKDARLDLNAGKIHAVVIAEDNVQETLARGGTARIRILYDAAEGDSLEAEHRLAEGLDKRYEALLDDRLASLGIQKEFARPIDVTRKNVATPAKSTGSILGMMMPLIMIVMLGIGALVPAVDLTAGEKERGTFETLLSTPTSSLEILAGKFLTVFCLAMFTGALNLVSMILALAIQLSQLEQTIGEFSLSLPVRSVVIIALALAPLAFLISAVMMSIATLARSFREAQNLLAPFLLLLLFPAALAAVPGISLSTGTQFIPIVNVALLFKDLMTDEVGLQPVFMVLASTTLYAILALLLAAKLFQREEVVLSQDRGIPLTFRRSRFTPRTQPTPGTALLLFTLCLLLLYYVGAYVQAKHALVGLFVTQWGLFLLPTLAMLWFLRVDIKSALNLRAPSIGTLIGSAIAASGWVVLSLQVSVWQQRVLPFPEDLAQEMSRLLGMGNTPVPILLFVLALSPAICEEALFRGAILSGLRRHLPSWALLIAVGFLFGLAHLSVHRLLITGLSGVVLAFIVLRSGSIFPGMLAHFIVNASSILIETNHVPHAVDRIVGPAVREEKGFSLLILTIAAIVFVIGLVAIRERSVCSSKASSAP